The segment GATGAATTGGGGCTGTACACATGCATCATTTTTTAACTTTAGAATTTCCTGGGTAGCTTATTTGCACAAAGGGCTGCAAATAATTATCCCTTCGTTTGATGTTGGCACAGCCGAGCAGTGCTGCCTGTGGCCAGAAGCACTCGCTTAACCTGCCGTGAAGCTTTCCACCTTGCTTTCTGTCAAATTCAACCTCAGCTTCCACTCTTAGCAGCTTTTGGAAGTAAATGCTTCAGATTTTAggtctctgctttgcctcttTGTGTTTTCATTGACTGCCCTTTTGTCACGTTGCAGGTTAGGAACATCCCGGCGCGTCGGGCTCTTTTTCTGTACGTTGCATTCAGCTGTGAGGTCTGTGCTTTGTTCCTTTTCTGAGTAACACCATGGTTTGTTCGATCTGGATTGTTCAGGGAGGTCCTAACTGCTCGTTCAGACTGCCTGCCGTTTGTTCTTAAACCCTGCAAACAGCACATGAACCAAACAAGCCTGAATTTCCCTTCCCAGTTCTGCTCCCTGCTGAGTTAGCGTCTCCTGATACGTGTACAAAATAGTTCAGAAAGTTGTGGTACAGATAAGTGCAAGAATAATAAACTTGTGATTCCACGCTTGTGTTTTTCTGCAGGCAAATGCCAGCAATTTAAAGAATTTCCTTTCAGCCGTGAGACTGGCTCACCAAGGGACCAACATCAGCGCTCTCCCGCTCTCAGCTCTGGTACCAGCGAAGACTTCAGAAGTGGAGAAGCCGAAAACAAAAATGATCATAACTTCAAAAAGAGACTATCCACTCACCAAGAACTTCCCTTATTCCCTCGAGCATCTCCAGGCCTCGTACTGCAAACTCGCTCGGATCGACACGCGCGTGCTCTGCTTGAAGAAGCTCCGAAAACTCGACCTGAGCCATAACCACATTAAGCAGCTGCCGGCCACCATCGGTGACCTGGTGTTCCTTCAGGAGCTCAACCTGCACGACAATCACCTGGAGACCTTCAGCAGTGCCCTGTGCACCTCCACCCTTCAGAAGTCTCTCCAGTGCTTGGACCTCagccaaaacaaaattaaagcacTGCCCATTCAGTTCTGCCAGCTGCGAGAACTTGTTAATTTGAAGCTGGATGACAACGAGCTGATTAGGTTGCCATTCAAGATCGGCCAGTTAGATCATCTGCGCTTTCTGTCGGCAGCTCGAAACAAACTTCCTTTCTTGCCCAGTGATTTTAGGAAACTCTGTCTTGAGAGCCTGGATCTCTTTGGGAACCCTTTTGAGCAGCCTAACCCTCTTGTTCCAAACATACAGCTGAAAATACCATTGACTTTATTAGAGTGTGCCGCGAGAGCTACCGTAAATTACAGGTAAGAGCAGCATGGTGGGCACGCAGTTCGCCTACTCTGTCTCAAAgctgtcaagcctaaatttccctgatttgttttttcctgttagtGGCAGCTGCTCTTCATGAAGTTAGAGCTGCTTTGAATCCCATTTGCAGTTTAATCTCGTTACTATACAGGGTAATGCAGGTCCCTGTAGCAAAGCAGTGACTGGGAAGCATTTGGGGAAAGCCGTagatgaaatgttttttatcCACAAAGTGGGGGCTCCGTAAAGGAATATTCTTGCCCAACCACAGGGAAAGAGAATCAGCCCTGTAAGCCTCGACTACTACCAGCTCTTTAGAGTTGGGAGCTTACAGCACAGTGGGTTTTGTGGCACAGATCATGTTTTGTGTTGGGCTCTGGCTTGGAAAGTGCTCTCAAACACAGTTGCCCTTCACCTTGTGCTGACACTGAAGTGCACTGGAGCCCTGTGGGAGGTCCGTGAGCCCTTGTGAGATCAGTTCTGGCAAGAGCTGCCCTCCACACACACCGTGGAGCTACAGAGGTGGATCAGACTGCTTCAAACAGCACCCAGCACGAGCTGAGAGGTGTtagcagggtgctgcaggacgACTGGGCCCCCCATTAGGCAGAGAAGCCCAGTTCAGGGGTAGCTTTAAAACCATTTAACACCAGGTCAACGTCACCCTCatcaggctgctgctggtgacGGGGTTTGCTCCTCTCCGCTCGCCCACGTGCCTCTGCCTGTGATTTTTCCGGTGCCATCTGGTGCTGCTCCCACCTCGTTTTTCTGGGTGGAAAAAGGAGCAAGAAGATGGAAGAGAGTCATGGGTACAGGAAGGGGGTGAGAGACAGCCGGGAAGGCCTCGTAACTGCGTTCCTTGCCAATTCCTGCCTTGGGGATGGGGAGTGCCCCGCAGTCCCGGGTTAATTGCTCACAGGTCAGTGCTAAAGGTGTCCACAGGCATGCAGGGCACGCCCTGGAAATGAGCTGAGCAACCGAGCGCTCAGGTGCAAATCTCAGGCACTCCTGACCTTGGAGATGTTAACAGGGTGCAAACTCCACGCTTCCTTACATAAACTGCCGGGGTTTTgcaatttctgctttctgctcagGGAGTCTTGGTAAAACAAGGGGCTCCCCTtgcccacacacacacaaatgcccCAAACCTTGTCTGCCATTAACACAGAGCAAGAAATGGGAGTGATGATAAGTGTAAAAACCTTGTGAAGGGAGGAAAACGGAGAGAAGACACAAAAGCAAACGTTTGGAAATCAATCCTCATGGTGGCATTCTCAGCAAGCACCAGAGCTGGGATTGTGTGCGCCCTGATCAGAGCAAAGGAAGTCCTGAAATTGAGACGGTGACAAAAACAGAACCACAGGAGCCTCAGCTATGTGAGTGATGGCAGGGAGAAGGCACTGGGGGTGCGTAGGTGTAGCCTGGCTGTGAGTCACTCCTGTTCTGCGGGTCTCCAGTGACAGCTGGGCACGGTGCTCTCCGCAGCTGGCAGGTAACAAAGCACTGCGGGGAAATTCCTCGCGCTGGACCCCAAACACTGCCGCTCAGCTGCGGATTTAAACAGCAGCAGTTCTTGTTCTCGTCATCGAATGTCAGTGATGCGATGGAGgaaaagagcagcagcacaCTCACCCGTTTCCTCCTGAATCCTTTCTTTAATTCTCTCTGTCCAGTTCCTTGGCACTGCCACGCAGGCTGCTGTGACCTCTGGCAATTCCCTGCTCTTTTTGGAGCATTTTCTGGAGGTCAGATCCGTGGTACTCGGGGACGTGGTTGCACGTTTTAGATCTGGGAAGGGTGTTTCTGTTGGAGGTGGTTGATGGATTGTGCACTGAACTCACGCTCGTTCCTCTCACCCAACAGACTCCCTTACGGttgccacctcctcccctctcaCCTCTGCGAAGACCTGGAGGTGGCCAAGACGTGCCAGTGCGGCGGCGCCTGCCTGAGCAGCTTCATCCAGATCACGGTGACCATGAACCTGCACCACGTGGCTCACACCgtggtcctggtggacaacatgGGAGGCACGGAAGCGCCCATCGTCTGCTATTTCTGCTCTCTGGACTGCTACTCCGAGTTCCTGGATGACACCTACCTGCAGGGCAGCTGCGACTACTGACGGGGCAGGGGCTCACCCGGGGGGCTCCATCCCGTGCTGGGGCGCTCCATCCCGTGCTGGGGCGCTCACTGCTCACCTCCCACCCGGTTCTGAGCTCGCCTCCCAGCCATTTGGGTGCCACAGGGGTCAGCctggtggggagggagcagctgtGGTGCACCCCGGGATTTCTGTGCTGGGAATAAAAAGGTGCTGAGCATCAACCCTCAGGGTGGCTGTGTGCTTGTGCTGGGGCTCCCGGGAGGGACTTGGGGGTGTCCGGGACCGGGGTGTCCCAGGTCCGGGATGTCCAGGACCAGGGTGTCCCGGGACTGGGGTGACCGGGATGGGTGTGTCCAGGAGCAGAGGTGTCCCAGATCTGGGGTGACTGGGAAGGGGGGGACCGGGGTGTCCCGGGTCTGGGGTGACCGGGATGGGGGTGTCTGGGTCCGGGGTGTCCAGGACCAGGGTGTCCTGGGTCTGGGGTGTCCCGGGTCTGGGGTGGCCGGGATGGGGGTGACCAGGACCAGGGGTGTCCAGGTCCAGGATGTCCAGGACCAGGGTGTCCAGGATGGGGGTGCACAGGACTGGGGGTGTCCCGGGTCCGGGATGTCCAGGACCGGGGATGTCCGGGACCGGGGTGACCGGGACCGGGGGTGTCCCGGGTTTGGGGTATCCAGGTCCGGGATGTCCGGGACCGGGATGTCCGGGACGGGGGTGTCCCGGGACCGGAGGTGTCCTGGGTCTGGGATGTCCGGGACTGGGGTGACCGGGATGGGGGTGTCCGGGTCCGGGGGTGTCCCGTGTCCCGGGTCCGGGGTGTCTGGGACCAGGACGACCGGGACGGGGGTGTCCAAGACCGGGACCGCCCCGTGGTTTCTCCTcacaccccccccaaccccaaactccccagggggctgcgggcagcgcGCCCCTCGCTCCACGTGCGTTCAGTGCCCTCCGCTCCCGGTGCCTCTCCCGATGCCTCTCCCGTTGCCGCTGCCCCGCCCGGCTCCCTCCGCTCCCGGTGCTGCCCCCGGTGCCTCCCCCCGGCGGAAGCGGCTCAGCAAATGGCGCCGGCGGCGGCCAATGAGGCTGCTCCGGCGGCGGGCCCGGCCGGGCGCCCTATGGCGGGCGGCGACGTgggcgcggggggcggcggcggcggcgcgcgcGGCCGGCgggagcagcggcggcggcggcggcggccgccggcGGCGGGAGGCGTTGGAGGATGAGGCTGCGGATCTACAAGCgcaaggtgctgctgctggcgctggCGCTGGCGGCCTGCGCGCTGGTGCTGTGGAGCGGAGGGCGGCGGAGGCAGCAGCGGGGCGGCACCGGGGAACCGCCGCGGGCGAGcgagcagccgccgccgccgcctcccccgccgcctcctcgcCGCCCCGCCGCCAACAACGCCTCGGCCTCGCTCGCTCCCCAGCTCGTCCCGGTGCTCCCCGAGAACGGGACGCGGAGCTACCGCTCGCTCGTTTACCGGCTGAACTTCGACCAGCCGCTGAGCAACGCGGGGCGCTTCCCGGTGCGGGCTcccggtggtggtggtgccgGTGGTGGTGTCGGTGCCGCCGacgtggtgctggtggtgcaggTGCACGATCGCGCCGAGCACctgcggctgctgctggagtCGCTGCGGAGGGCGGCGGGCGTGGAGAacgtgctgctggtgctgagccaCGACCTGTGGGCCGAGGAGCTGAACCGGCTGGCGGCCGGCGTGGACTTCTGCCCGGTGCTGCAGGTCTTCTTCCCCTTCAGCATCCAGCTCTACCCCCGCGAGTTCCCCGGCCACGACCCCCGCGACTGCCCCCGAGACGTGGGCAA is part of the Anas platyrhynchos isolate ZD024472 breed Pekin duck chromosome 5, IASCAAS_PekinDuck_T2T, whole genome shotgun sequence genome and harbors:
- the LRR1 gene encoding leucine-rich repeat protein 1, with the protein product MRLQCEVEVLSRLLPSCGLRGRGRATRALLSLGRPPGGAGGGSVYLMVCTARDRAGSRYKVQENVERCFTRFVEEGKATLRLREPAVDICLSKANASNLKNFLSAVRLAHQGTNISALPLSALVPAKTSEVEKPKTKMIITSKRDYPLTKNFPYSLEHLQASYCKLARIDTRVLCLKKLRKLDLSHNHIKQLPATIGDLVFLQELNLHDNHLETFSSALCTSTLQKSLQCLDLSQNKIKALPIQFCQLRELVNLKLDDNELIRLPFKIGQLDHLRFLSAARNKLPFLPSDFRKLCLESLDLFGNPFEQPNPLVPNIQLKIPLTLLECAARATVNYRLPYGCHLLPSHLCEDLEVAKTCQCGGACLSSFIQITVTMNLHHVAHTVVLVDNMGGTEAPIVCYFCSLDCYSEFLDDTYLQGSCDY